DNA from bacterium:
CACCTGTAAGCATAATGGGTTCAATTCCCATTGCTTGAAGTTTTTGGACCACTTCCTTTGCTTCATCGCGAACCATATCGTCAAGAGCAATAGCACCTATAGGTAACTCATCAACTAACACAAACACAACAGTCCGCCCCTCATCTATCAAACGTTCAACATTTTTATTGTTTACCGCTATGCTCTTTTCATTTAAATATCCTGGACTTACCACTTTGATTTGTTTACCTTCTACAGTGCCCATTGCACCTTTGCCGGGTATTGCGGAGAAATTATTTACAGCAAGCTTTTTGCTTACTCGTTCTGCTATAGCTTTGGCTATCGGATGTTCCGAGTGCGCTTCTATCGCTGCGGCATAGGCAAGGATTCGATCCTCCTGTTCATTTCCCAAGGGCACAACTTCAGTTATACCGAACTCCCCTTTAGTAAGAGTGCCTGTCTTATCAAAGACTACAGCGGTTATATTTCGCGCTTCTTCAAAAGCGGTTCTGTTGCGTATAAGCAAGCCTTTACGAGCAGAGAGAGCGGTTGAAACTGAAACCACAAGCGGTATAGCAAGACCGAGTGCATGAGGACAAGCTATGACAATAACCGCAATGGTACGTTGAAGGGCATACGCGAGATTTTCTGATGTAAAAAATGTCCAGCCGAAGAAGGTAAGTATTCCTGCACCTATCGCAACAAACGTTAGCCACATCGCTGCACGGTCTGCTAGTTTCTGGGTCTTTGACTTTTCTGCCTGTGCAGATGACACAAGCTCTATAATCTGGGAAAGATATGTGTCTTTTCCTACTTTCTGTATCTCAACTACGATTGAGCCGTCACTGTTTACAGAGCCTCCGATAACAGATTGCCCAGCATATTTTTCTATAAGCTTTGTCTCTCCCGTGAGCATCGCTTCATTTACAGAAGTTCTTCCCTCAATAACAATGCCGTCAACTGGGATCTTCTCTCCAGGCTTTACAAGAACTCTATCTCCGAGAGATAAATCAGCAACCTGGACATCTTCTATCTCTCTATCTTTTCCTAGCCGATGTGCTGTTGAAGGCATTAGCTTTGCTAGCTCTTCCAACGCCCGTGATGCACCCATAACCGACCGCATTTCGATCCAGTGCCCAAGAAGCATAATGTCCACGAGCGTTACCAGCTCCCAAAAAAGCTCTTCTCCAGGGAGTCCTGCAAACACAGCAATGCTATATCCATAGGCAGCAGAAATAGCCAGAGCAACAAGCGTCATCATCCCCGGCTGTCTTGCTTTTACTTCATCATATAAACCTTTGAGGAAAGGATAGCCGCCATAAAAGAAAATGATTGAGGCGAGAATAAACCGAACATATACGTCCCCAGAAAAGCCGATACCTTCTACACCAAAAAACATCTGAACCATCGGCGAGAGAACAAGTACAGGAATGGAGAGAATGAGAGAAATCCAAAACTTCTTTCTGAAATCCTCAACCATATGGGCGTGATGACCTTGATGGTTGTCGTGTGAATGTTTCTCTTGTTGGCTACTGTCTGTATCAGAGCAAGAGTGGTCCGTATGGTGATGTTTGTGATGAGAAGTATCGTGCATATGGTTATTTATTTTGAGCTAACTTATACACCTTGAGGATTTCATTGATTGCCTTATCTTCCTCCTTGCCCCGCATTTGATGCACGACGTGCGTAGATAAGTGATGTTCAAGCATCACATTTTCAACGCTTCCCAAAGCCTTTTTTATGGCGTT
Protein-coding regions in this window:
- the cadA gene encoding cadmium-translocating P-type ATPase; the protein is MVEDFRKKFWISLILSIPVLVLSPMVQMFFGVEGIGFSGDVYVRFILASIIFFYGGYPFLKGLYDEVKARQPGMMTLVALAISAAYGYSIAVFAGLPGEELFWELVTLVDIMLLGHWIEMRSVMGASRALEELAKLMPSTAHRLGKDREIEDVQVADLSLGDRVLVKPGEKIPVDGIVIEGRTSVNEAMLTGETKLIEKYAGQSVIGGSVNSDGSIVVEIQKVGKDTYLSQIIELVSSAQAEKSKTQKLADRAAMWLTFVAIGAGILTFFGWTFFTSENLAYALQRTIAVIVIACPHALGLAIPLVVSVSTALSARKGLLIRNRTAFEEARNITAVVFDKTGTLTKGEFGITEVVPLGNEQEDRILAYAAAIEAHSEHPIAKAIAERVSKKLAVNNFSAIPGKGAMGTVEGKQIKVVSPGYLNEKSIAVNNKNVERLIDEGRTVVFVLVDELPIGAIALDDMVRDEAKEVVQKLQAMGIEPIMLTGDAKRVAERVSKELGINNYYAEVLPHQKTEKIKEIQAQGYSVAMVGDGVNDAPALAQANVGIAIGAGTDVAIESADVVLVKSDPRDVVAILLLAKATYRKMIQNLWWASGYNILALPLAAGVLASVGIILSPAVGAVLMSVSTVVVAINATLLKNYRI
- a CDS encoding metal-sensitive transcriptional regulator, which produces MKQDIKKQLQNRLRRIEGQVRGLQQMVESEKYCVDIITQSNAIKKALGSVENVMLEHHLSTHVVHQMRGKEEDKAINEILKVYKLAQNK